The Urbifossiella limnaea genome has a window encoding:
- a CDS encoding transcriptional regulator — MSEDDGRYAYDGLDRVLHEKARLGILTALVPRPGGLSFGDLARLCALTDGNLSRHLDVLAADGLVKVTKAFAGRRPLTTCVLTAAGRKRFRAYIAELEQVVRDAAAAADPAARPGLAGA; from the coding sequence ATGAGTGAAGACGACGGCCGGTACGCCTACGACGGGCTCGACCGGGTGCTGCACGAGAAGGCCCGGCTCGGCATCCTGACGGCGCTGGTGCCGCGGCCCGGCGGCCTGTCGTTCGGCGACCTCGCCCGGCTGTGCGCGCTCACCGACGGGAACCTGAGCCGCCACCTGGACGTGCTCGCGGCCGACGGGCTGGTGAAGGTGACGAAGGCGTTCGCCGGCCGCCGCCCGCTGACGACGTGCGTGCTGACCGCGGCCGGGCGGAAGCGGTTCCGGGCGTACATCGCCGAGCTGGAGCAGGTGGTGCGCGACGCGGCCGCGGCGGCGGACCCGGCGGCGCGGCCGGGCCTGGCGGGGGCGTAG
- a CDS encoding B12-binding domain-containing radical SAM protein produces MPTVPRALREPPPLDARRRTAPPSPRTALLVNPFYPKDPHASFGKHVLTPTLALTAIAGATPAGWSVRYWDENLLQGHPPSDPFPRVVGITVHLTFARRAFELARWYRDRGATVVLGGLHVLSCPDECAPHADALAFGEGAQLWPVILRDIEAGQLRPRYDGSYQRPYTADPPPRRDLLDRRAFLTTTSVNATRGCHNRCGFCYLSTDGLKVPYQCRDPEQVAAEIAADGQPYCVFTDNNLGSRPDYLRDLCLALRPLGIIWSAAVTLDVTDDASLVREMALAGCTGVFVGFESLTDENLAAAKKKTPRAAEYARRVGVFHDHGIQVNGSFVLGFDQDRSGCFEELVDWIEGVRMESATYHILTPYPGTPLFRQMESEGRLLHRDWTLYDTAHVVFRPRHLSVEELAAGYEYCYRRTFSHRCIWRRRPGDWRAVPAYLLMAYLYKRSNWLWPLLIRRRLTHWAWRPLLEASRWRHLRFRRRLEVRGECRARPGVPVTAGV; encoded by the coding sequence GTGCCGACCGTCCCCCGCGCCCTCCGCGAGCCGCCGCCGCTCGACGCCCGCCGCCGCACCGCGCCGCCGAGCCCGCGCACGGCGCTGCTCGTCAACCCGTTCTACCCCAAGGACCCGCACGCCAGCTTCGGCAAGCATGTCCTCACGCCCACCCTCGCCCTCACCGCGATCGCCGGCGCCACGCCGGCCGGGTGGAGCGTCCGCTACTGGGACGAGAACCTCCTCCAGGGCCACCCGCCGAGCGACCCGTTCCCGCGGGTCGTCGGCATCACCGTCCACCTGACGTTCGCGCGGCGGGCGTTCGAGCTGGCGCGCTGGTACCGCGACCGCGGCGCGACGGTGGTCCTCGGCGGGCTGCACGTCCTCTCGTGCCCCGACGAGTGCGCCCCGCACGCCGACGCGCTGGCCTTCGGCGAGGGGGCGCAGCTGTGGCCCGTCATCCTCCGCGACATCGAAGCGGGGCAGCTGCGGCCCCGCTACGACGGGTCGTACCAGCGGCCGTACACCGCCGACCCGCCGCCGCGGCGCGACCTGCTGGACCGCCGCGCGTTCCTGACCACGACCAGCGTCAACGCCACGCGCGGGTGCCACAACCGCTGCGGCTTCTGCTACCTCAGCACCGACGGTCTGAAGGTGCCGTACCAGTGCCGCGACCCCGAGCAGGTCGCCGCCGAGATCGCCGCCGACGGCCAGCCGTACTGCGTGTTCACCGACAACAACCTCGGCTCGCGGCCGGACTACCTGCGGGACCTGTGCCTGGCGTTGCGGCCGCTCGGCATCATCTGGAGCGCCGCCGTCACCCTCGACGTGACCGACGACGCCTCCCTCGTGCGCGAGATGGCGCTGGCCGGGTGTACCGGCGTGTTCGTGGGGTTCGAGTCGCTGACGGACGAGAACCTGGCGGCCGCGAAGAAGAAGACGCCGCGGGCCGCGGAGTACGCCCGCCGCGTCGGCGTCTTCCACGACCACGGCATCCAGGTGAACGGCAGCTTCGTCCTCGGCTTCGACCAGGACCGCAGCGGCTGCTTCGAAGAACTCGTGGACTGGATCGAGGGGGTGCGGATGGAGTCGGCGACGTACCACATCCTGACGCCATACCCGGGCACGCCGCTGTTCCGGCAGATGGAATCCGAGGGCCGGCTGCTGCACCGCGACTGGACGCTCTACGACACGGCGCACGTGGTGTTCCGGCCGCGGCACCTGAGCGTGGAGGAGCTGGCGGCGGGGTACGAGTACTGCTACCGGCGGACGTTCTCGCACCGCTGCATCTGGCGGCGGCGGCCTGGCGACTGGCGGGCGGTGCCGGCGTACCTGCTGATGGCGTACCTGTACAAGCGGTCGAACTGGCTGTGGCCGCTGCTCATCCGCCGCCGGCTGACGCACTGGGCGTGGCGGCCGCTGCTGGAGGCGTCGCGGTGGCGGCACCTCCGCTTCCGCCGGCGGCTCGAAGTGCGGGGCGAGTGTCGCGCCCGTCCGGGGGTGCCGGTCACCGCGGGGGTGTGA
- a CDS encoding 2-oxoacid:acceptor oxidoreductase family protein — protein sequence MTAAVADRPARAPDTLREPVDTAYEYPGIPTTCDGAEAVVHVEIRISQAAGAYPITSSTTMGGGFNASVMNGGTNLWGDTLVFFEPESEHSAAAVCEGFAVAGGRVTNFTSGQGLVLMKEVLYTISGKRLPVVMNIGARALTSQGLNVHAGHDDVMSVADVGWGMLFARNAQEAGDFCLIARKVAEATQTPFFNVQDGFLTTHTVETVRLIEPEFMKEFVGDPKERLTNMMDTANPMMSGVVQNQDSYMKGKIAQRWYYDQVPDKLQEAFDEFAQKTGRRYGMVEAHRCEDAEYVLVGMGSYMETAKVTIDYLRDVKNIKAGCLSVFAFRPFPAVEVVNALKGCQAVTVFERMDDPLSTTGNHLTREIKAAYYDAVVGQNGHERLTDPAPKVYHGAAGLGSRDVRPGDVIAAFHNMMMDGPHFFSVGIDHKSALVRKEDPDLRPRGGFSMRGHSVGGFGSVTTNKIIATIAGNVFGKDVQAYPKYGSEKKGLPTTYYLTVADSHIYTHSELEKVELLCVNDPTAMLSPLTLKGLVPGGAVFMQSPYADPADVWARIPPANKHTIREKKIRVYYCDMVRIAREEANEADLQMRMQGIVLLGAFLKLTPYAREGEMTDAQVEAGVEKALRKYFGKRGEQVIRDNMKCINRGRDETREIPAEVMFAQ from the coding sequence ATGACCGCTGCCGTCGCCGACCGCCCCGCCCGCGCCCCGGACACGCTCCGGGAACCCGTGGACACCGCCTACGAGTACCCCGGCATCCCCACCACGTGCGACGGGGCCGAGGCCGTCGTCCACGTCGAGATTCGCATCAGCCAGGCCGCGGGGGCGTACCCGATCACCAGCTCCACCACGATGGGCGGCGGGTTCAACGCCAGCGTCATGAACGGCGGCACGAACCTGTGGGGCGACACCCTCGTGTTCTTCGAGCCGGAGAGCGAGCACAGCGCCGCCGCCGTGTGCGAGGGCTTCGCCGTCGCCGGCGGGCGCGTCACCAACTTCACCAGCGGGCAGGGGCTCGTGCTGATGAAGGAGGTGCTGTACACGATCAGCGGCAAGCGGCTCCCGGTGGTGATGAACATCGGCGCCCGCGCCCTCACGAGCCAGGGGCTCAACGTCCACGCCGGGCACGACGACGTGATGAGCGTGGCCGACGTGGGCTGGGGGATGCTGTTCGCCCGCAACGCGCAGGAGGCCGGCGACTTCTGCCTCATCGCCCGCAAGGTGGCCGAGGCCACGCAGACGCCGTTCTTCAACGTGCAGGACGGGTTTCTCACCACCCACACCGTCGAGACGGTGCGGCTCATCGAGCCGGAGTTCATGAAGGAGTTCGTCGGCGACCCGAAGGAGCGCCTGACGAACATGATGGACACCGCCAACCCGATGATGTCGGGGGTGGTGCAGAACCAGGACTCGTACATGAAGGGGAAGATCGCCCAGCGCTGGTACTACGACCAGGTGCCGGACAAGCTGCAGGAGGCGTTCGACGAGTTCGCGCAGAAGACGGGCCGCCGCTACGGCATGGTCGAGGCGCACCGGTGCGAGGACGCCGAGTACGTGTTGGTGGGCATGGGCAGCTACATGGAGACGGCGAAGGTCACGATCGACTACCTGCGCGACGTGAAGAACATCAAGGCCGGGTGCCTGAGCGTGTTCGCCTTCCGCCCGTTCCCCGCCGTGGAGGTCGTGAACGCCCTGAAGGGGTGCCAGGCGGTGACGGTGTTCGAGCGGATGGACGACCCGCTGTCCACGACCGGGAACCACCTCACCCGCGAGATCAAGGCGGCGTACTACGACGCGGTCGTCGGCCAGAACGGCCACGAGCGGCTGACCGACCCGGCGCCGAAGGTGTACCACGGGGCGGCGGGGCTCGGCAGCCGCGACGTGCGGCCGGGCGACGTCATCGCCGCGTTCCACAACATGATGATGGACGGCCCGCACTTCTTCTCCGTGGGGATCGACCACAAGAGCGCCCTGGTCCGCAAGGAGGACCCGGACCTGCGGCCGCGCGGCGGGTTCTCGATGCGCGGGCACTCGGTCGGCGGGTTCGGCAGCGTGACGACGAACAAGATCATCGCCACCATCGCCGGCAACGTGTTCGGCAAGGACGTGCAGGCGTACCCGAAGTACGGCTCCGAGAAGAAGGGGCTGCCGACGACGTACTACCTCACCGTCGCCGACTCCCACATCTACACGCACAGCGAGCTGGAGAAGGTGGAGTTGTTGTGCGTGAACGACCCCACGGCGATGCTGAGCCCGCTGACGCTGAAGGGGCTGGTGCCGGGCGGGGCCGTGTTCATGCAGTCGCCGTACGCCGACCCGGCGGACGTGTGGGCGCGCATCCCGCCGGCGAACAAGCACACCATCCGCGAGAAGAAGATTCGGGTGTACTACTGCGACATGGTGCGGATCGCCCGCGAGGAGGCGAACGAGGCCGACCTGCAGATGCGGATGCAGGGGATCGTGCTGCTGGGGGCGTTCCTGAAGCTGACGCCGTACGCCCGCGAGGGCGAGATGACGGACGCGCAGGTGGAGGCGGGGGTGGAGAAGGCGCTGCGCAAGTACTTCGGGAAGCGCGGCGAGCAGGTGATCCGCGACAACATGAAGTGCATCAACCGCGGCCGCGACGAGACGCGCGAGATTCCCGCGGAGGTCATGTTCGCTCAGTAA
- a CDS encoding thiamine pyrophosphate-dependent enzyme: MSASTVPAPSMNAASDKDPFNNNCYGTLTDRDYKPVNLRSALNLTVLDVADFNDRIIRGYEEGYGEKELPADLTLARSLIPAGTASLRDFSYIAPEIPEYIPSNCTGCMDCVTECPDTAILGKVLGEDEWEQKLLTIPEGDREMFKAQWSRTKKYYDGGKKKQGVGGMFNIIIDPSKCKGCAECVTVCDDDALKMMAKTDEVMVKARKSHRYFKNIGPSNEKFISGNLLIDMMLKEQTHIYTGGAGSCAGCGEGTALRMMCAATGSKYGEDWGIVAATGCNTVYTSTYPYNPYLVPWTNSLFENAPTYAIGVRMKWDQMGWGKKPLWVIGGDGAMYDIGFQALSRMFASGMNVKVFVLDTQVYSNTGGQASTATFTGQNTKMSVHGSVFGGKQERRKEMAQIAMMHPRTYVAQTTCAHVNHFYKAVLGALEFDGPAIVCCYTTCQPEHGVADNMAGEQARLAVDTRAFPLIIYDPRAGDTIKSRMSLAGNPNMKGDWYVHPKTNQEVTFVDFARSEGRFVKHFDKDGNPSPTLLAAKQDRLENWHVLQDLAGLR; this comes from the coding sequence ATGTCCGCAAGCACCGTCCCCGCGCCGTCGATGAACGCGGCGAGCGACAAGGACCCGTTCAACAACAACTGCTACGGCACCCTCACCGACCGCGACTACAAGCCGGTGAACCTCCGCTCGGCGCTGAACCTCACCGTGCTCGACGTGGCCGACTTCAACGACCGCATCATCCGCGGCTACGAGGAGGGGTACGGCGAGAAGGAACTGCCCGCCGACCTCACGCTGGCGCGCTCGCTCATCCCCGCGGGGACGGCGTCGCTGCGCGACTTCAGCTACATCGCGCCGGAGATTCCCGAGTACATCCCGTCGAACTGCACCGGCTGCATGGACTGCGTGACCGAGTGCCCGGACACGGCGATCCTCGGCAAGGTGCTCGGCGAGGACGAGTGGGAGCAGAAGCTCCTGACCATCCCCGAGGGCGACCGCGAGATGTTCAAAGCCCAGTGGTCGCGCACCAAGAAGTACTACGACGGCGGCAAGAAGAAGCAGGGCGTCGGCGGGATGTTCAACATCATCATCGACCCCTCCAAGTGCAAGGGGTGCGCCGAGTGCGTGACGGTGTGCGACGACGACGCGCTGAAGATGATGGCGAAGACCGACGAGGTGATGGTGAAGGCGCGCAAGAGCCACCGCTACTTCAAGAACATCGGCCCGAGCAACGAGAAGTTCATCAGCGGCAACCTCCTCATCGACATGATGCTGAAGGAGCAGACGCACATCTACACCGGCGGGGCCGGCTCGTGCGCCGGGTGCGGCGAGGGGACCGCGCTCCGCATGATGTGCGCCGCCACCGGCAGCAAGTACGGCGAGGACTGGGGCATCGTCGCGGCCACGGGGTGCAACACGGTGTACACGTCCACGTACCCGTACAACCCGTACCTGGTGCCGTGGACGAACTCGCTGTTCGAGAACGCCCCGACCTACGCCATCGGCGTGAGGATGAAGTGGGACCAGATGGGCTGGGGCAAGAAGCCGCTGTGGGTGATCGGCGGCGACGGGGCCATGTACGACATCGGCTTCCAGGCGCTGTCGCGCATGTTCGCCAGCGGCATGAACGTGAAGGTGTTCGTGCTCGACACGCAGGTGTACTCGAACACCGGCGGGCAGGCGAGCACGGCCACGTTCACCGGCCAGAACACGAAGATGAGCGTCCACGGCAGCGTGTTCGGCGGCAAGCAGGAGCGGCGGAAGGAGATGGCGCAGATCGCCATGATGCACCCGCGCACCTACGTGGCGCAGACGACGTGCGCCCACGTCAACCACTTCTACAAGGCGGTGCTGGGCGCCCTGGAGTTCGACGGCCCGGCGATCGTGTGCTGCTACACGACGTGCCAGCCGGAGCACGGCGTGGCCGACAACATGGCCGGCGAGCAGGCCCGGCTGGCGGTGGACACGCGGGCGTTCCCGCTCATCATCTACGACCCCCGCGCCGGCGACACGATCAAGAGCCGCATGTCGCTGGCGGGGAACCCGAACATGAAGGGCGACTGGTACGTCCACCCGAAGACGAACCAGGAGGTGACGTTCGTGGACTTCGCCCGGAGCGAGGGGCGGTTCGTGAAGCACTTCGACAAGGACGGCAACCC